The genomic segment CATTGGAAAACAGGGCAGATTCAAACAATGTGAATGGGTATACAATGTAAATAAATCTGCCCAGAAGCAGCCAATGTCGGGGGTTTTCAAGGTCTTGCATGCAAGTACAGGCACATcccagtgcttcccaggtgacccagtggcacaggttcgatccctgggtcaggaagattcccctggagaaggaagtggcaacccactccagtattcttgcctgggaagtgccatggacagaggagcctggcaggcctacagtctgtggggttgaaaagagttggacacaacttagcaactaaacagcaggtATAGCTGTATATTTGGTTTGCAAAAGAACATGGTAGTGCGTGAGTGGAGGCGCTTGGCCTTTTCCACTGAGCAGTGTAGTTTGGAATAGTTCTGCATGGCTGGTTACAGGTCCACTGTAGGTCTTTCCTTGTGAGATACTAGGTCATGGACCCATTTCCCACAGATGGATTCCTTTCCTCTTAGAAGTAATGTCAGCTATGAGTGCTTTGCCTGTTCTGTCTTTTATCTACATGCTACATTTCTAAGAGTGAAATTTCTAGGCTGAAGGTTTCATTAGTTTGAATTTTGTAGTTACTCCTTCCCCCAGGAAGCCTACCTTCACAGTCCTGGATGAAAAGCCTATGAGTTCTTCCTTGTTCCTCAGGCCCTCATTCCCGCTGGGCACTTTAAAACTTCCATCCTTATCATTGATGAGTGAAAAATGGAATGGgtgtatttatttcctttgcccttttttttcttcttcttagatTGTTGCTGTGAACCAGTTGGGGAATGCTTGGCTTGGTAAGAAAATTTATTAATACCTCTTCGTCATATGTATTCTATGTATTTTTCCCagtttgtcttttaactttgtattttcatttcggagcagtattttatattttaaggtaATTAAATGGATCAGTctttttgcttatggtttctGCTGCTCAATTAAGTATTAAATGAATCCAGCTGCAAGCACTGCAGTTTGATTCTACTCCACAAGCCTTAGCAAAGTGCCCACAGTGTGCAGAGCGCTGGGGTAACCATCGGGAGGAGCAAGGCACCACCGGCCTCAGGAGACTTTGAGATGGTCCCTGGAGGATGGCCCCCTGGGAGGGGCAGAAGCAAGCTTCCCAGAGGGTGAGTGGCCTTGACAGACACATCCTCTTACTGGCTGAAAGAGCAGATGAAGGCAGTGGCAGGGGCTGTGGACAGGTGGCTTAGGATCACATTGTGTGTGGCCTCGAAGGCTGTTCCAAGGACTTAAACTTGACTCTCTACAGAAGGGAAAGCTCTGCAGGGTTCTGAGATAAAGAAGGTCAAGTCAACACACTTGACTTGTGTGTTGAGAAGGGTAATTAAGGAGAGGCTGGTTCAGAGGTTATGGTGATGGTCCGGGATCCCTTCTACCATCTACACTGTCTCCCGCAGGAATCCTGGTCCACTTCAGGCCCTCCTCGGTACGGCAGCCCAGAGAACCCTCCCCAGATGGAAACCCAGTGACCCCCTCCTTGAACTTCCCGAGCCCTGCCGTCACCTTAGGGTAAACATCCACAGTCCCTCCTCTTGTTTACACGGTCCTGGCCATCCAGCACCACGTGTAAAGGGTGCAGGCttgagcagggtggggagggtgtgTTTTTGGACACACAAGACCCAGGCTCTGTCCTCAAGGGCCCTAGTCTTCAGGGAGGGAGACCGACAATACAGCTGCCTCCTCCCAGACACGGGGTCTCCCGCACCCACGCAGCTCCCTGAGCGGCCTAGTCCTCCCAGCCAAGCGCCCcggcctcctgggctgcagtcggATCTCCCCTGACCTTCAGCCCCTGGCTGTGTCTGCAGCCTCTGTACCACCTCATCAGAGCCCATCTCactccccagctcccagctccatGGTGCCTCTCACTTTGTGAGTTCACATAGTCAGATGTCATAGAACCTGGAAAATAAAGTCacctgtgcatgctcagtcatgtctgaccctttgcagccccgtgggctaaagcccaccaggctcgtctgcccatggaaattttcaggcaagaatacgggagtgggttgccatttccttctccaggggatcttcctgacccggggatcaaacccaagtcccttgcgtctcctgcattggcaggaagattctttaccaccagtgccacctgagCCGACTTTTTAACTTCACctttttggttttgtattttgtaGAAGAAGAAGTGTGAAATGCTCTAttctgaaaaggaaattgaatGAGGTGGACTGGGTCTGGTCTGCAGTCACAACCCCAGAAACAGCTTTCATGGATGGGCGCCTGCATCAGGACCAAGTGTGCTTGACGCCTGAAACGGCAGGGTGGCCGCTGTGGCCCCCCGGCCCCAGGCAGGTGACTCTCAGGGccaccaggctctgcctctgCCCTGGATGGAGCTGTTGCACAGCCAAATGTCAAGTCCACGTCTGAACACCTGCTCGCTTCTAGGAGACCTCCTGGCTTACATTCTGCAAACCTGCTGGCTTATAGGACCAGCCCCATTCACAAACATTCCCTTGGGCTGTGCGCTCAGATTCACTGTGTTTCAtcactgtttttctcttctcaaaattttatttattttggccacaccatgcggcatgtgggatcttaagttgtggcatgtgagatctagttccccaaccagggatcgaacctggggcccctacaggaggcagattcttaaccactggactaccagggaagtcccttcattaCTGTGTTTAGAGACCACAGATTAGCTTGATACCAACTCGGACTCCTCCACCAGTCCTGATGGTCGTCctggagaaagaagaatcagGGTGGGCTCTACCTGTCTTCAGGGTGGGTGGGGTGAAGGAGGGGCAAGTATAGGGTGTTGAGATGGGAGGGGGGGAGTGGGGTTGTCGGGGAGGAGAGAATGACCTGCCCAGCGTGGTGAACACTGAGGAGAAAGGTTGTTCACAGTGAAAATAAAGCTTCCAGCAGCAGAAATCCATGTAATACCCGGAAGCCAGACCCAAACTTGGTGTGAAAATGGCACTGCATTTGGAGTCAGTTCCTAGGAGTGAGTTCAGGCTCTGCCACTTGGTGCCATTACAACCTGAGCAAACCACTGACTCTTTCAAAGCCTTTTGTCCTGG from the Cervus canadensis isolate Bull #8, Minnesota chromosome 12, ASM1932006v1, whole genome shotgun sequence genome contains:
- the CHCHD7 gene encoding coiled-coil-helix-coiled-coil-helix domain-containing protein 7 isoform X1, with product MPMVMRRLRDPDINPCLSESDASTRCMAENNYDKESCSSHFLKYKNCRKFWIVAVNQLGNAWLGILVHFRPSSVRQPREPSPDGNPVTPSLNFPSPAVTLGRSVKCSILKRKLNEVDWVWSAVTTPETAFMDGRLHQDQVCLTPETAGWPLWPPGPRQVTLRATRLCLCPGWSCCTAKCQVHV